CGGTCGTCGGACGCGCCGAGCCGCGCGGAAGGAAGGGCACGCTCAGGCCGATCACGGCGCGGAAGCGGTCCGGGCGCAGCAGCGCCGCGTTCCAGGCGACCGGCGCGCCCCAGTCGTGCCCCGCGATCACCGCGGTCGGCGCGCCGAGCGCGTCCAGCAGGCCGACGACGTCGCCGACGAGATGGAGCAGCGTGTACTGCTCGATGGCCTCCGGCCTGTCCGTCTGCCCGTAACCCCGCTGATCGGGGGCGACGGCGTGGAAGCCGGCCCGGGCGAGTGCCTGGATCTGGTGGCGCCAGGAGTACCACGACTCGGGGAAGCCGTGGCACAGGAGGACGAGCGGACCCTCACCCGCCTCGGCGACGTGCATGCGAATGCCGTTGGTGCCGACGAAGCGGTGCTTGATCTCCATGGCCCTAGAGCATACGGCATCGTCGCCGCGGCGTGAGATGCGTTCGGCGCCGACTTCTGCTATGGTCCGGGCTCACGCGGAGCGCGTTGCCGCGACCCCGCCGTCCCGCGAGGAGGACACGATGAGCGATCACGCGAACGATCCGAAGCGCCCCGGCAGCGTCGACCGTCGGACCTTCCTCAAGCGGGCGGGCGCCGCCGGCGCCGGCGCGGTCATCGCGTCCCGGCTGCCCGCGCCCGGCCACGCCGCAGCACAGGACGCCACCGTCCGGCCCGATGCCGCGGCCAAGCGGGGCGGCACGCTGCGCTTCGGCACCCTCAGCGCTCCCGTCCATTTCGACCTCCATCAGTCGGGGACCGTCAGCAACATCAGCGGCCAGGCACCCATGTACGACTGCCTGATCCGCCGCGACGCGCGGGACGGCCAGACGATCATCCCCGACCTCGCCCAGCGCTGGGAAATCACTCCCGACGGCAAGAAGTACACGTTCCACCTGCGGCACGGCGTCAAGTTCCACGACGGCGCCGAGTTCACGGCCGAGGACGTCAAGGCGACCTACCAGCGGATCGCCGCGCCGCCGAAGGGCGTGGTGATCCCGCGCACGCCGCTCTTCTCCGCGGTCAGCGACATCGTGGTGCTCGACCCCCATCGGATCGAATTCCGGTTGAAGGAGTCGCGCCCCAAGGCATTCATGCTCGGTGCCTTCGCGAGCGGCTGGAACGTCATCGTCAGGAAGAAGACGCTCGAGGAGAACGGCAACGACCTGCGCCACGTCATGGCCGCGCCGGGCACCGGTCCCTTCCGCCACGTCTCACGGCGGGACAAGGAAGTCTGGATCATGGAGCGGAATCCGAGCTACTGGAACAAGGGGCTCCCGTACGTGGACAAGCTCGAGGTCTACCACATGCCACCCTTCTCGCCGGAA
This window of the Candidatus Methylomirabilota bacterium genome carries:
- a CDS encoding ABC transporter substrate-binding protein — its product is MSDHANDPKRPGSVDRRTFLKRAGAAGAGAVIASRLPAPGHAAAQDATVRPDAAAKRGGTLRFGTLSAPVHFDLHQSGTVSNISGQAPMYDCLIRRDARDGQTIIPDLAQRWEITPDGKKYTFHLRHGVKFHDGAEFTAEDVKATYQRIAAPPKGVVIPRTPLFSAVSDIVVLDPHRIEFRLKESRPKAFMLGAFASGWNVIVRKKTLEENGNDLRHVMAAPGTGPFRHVSRRDKEVWIMERNPSYWNKGLPYVDKLEVYHMPPFSPELGSALLTGKIDYARLLDPVSWRKAKETPGMTAVDFNQSVIQAVFINNTKAPLGDPRVRRAMHLALDRHTLVDVVKDVAPMSVGGFVYPFHELSTPREELVSKRLGYQKDTRAAVQEARRLMAEAGHAGGLKNLAFLVRDVATFKLWSVAIQAMLKETLNIETNLRTVQVSQWFEEAAAGNFDLAISAIVSTLMDPSDYFSAWYGKDGPQNYSMWTNPAFHDVARQI